GGAACCATGCATACCTAGGGATAGGTCCGAAGGTGGTAAAAACCAAGTCACGTGACTCGCTGGTGGTGGCCCAAACAGGAGTCTAAAGAGGCTCTAAGCCTCTCTGATCGGCCTGGATCGACCAGGCAAAGGACCTCTTCCCCTTTGTGGAAGCCGATATCCTCTGTCAGCGAAAAAAGGGTCGTTTGTTTGGTAGGTGGTCTGTGACTAATTATAACTTCCAACATGTGGACCAAGTAAGCCTTTCCGGCGTAGTTAAGACAATTGCCATGCCAATTGCTGATTGTAGAGCATTCCCGCACCTCAGCCCTACCAGACATCCAATGATGACCCCTGATTGCCAGAACCACTCTGACCCCTCTCAAACTCGGTAGATAACTGGGAGTCCGTGTTGTCAACCATAGGTAGATCTCTCGAGCTGTGATGCCTCTGGTTCGGCCGTCGATGCAAATAGTCTAACCAGGTTGAACCAACTAATCAGCACAAACAGCAACCCCAGTGTTCGAACCTGATTCTGCTGTTATTGGCTCTTGCGCCAAGCCTCGTATGCATCTAACTATATGCAGCCAAGTCCAAGCCCACAAGAAGGCTCGGGAGCCACAGGTACCGAACAGCGAACAACCGGTATGGGGTATGTGTCTCAGCACAGCATCAAACCAACAGACTTCTGTCTCGGTCACTAGTTCATGATGTTGATCTCCGAGCGTAAATCTACCCCGACGCTATCTGGAGTTTCAAGTTTGAGCTTACCTGGCCTTCTCACATAGTTTCAACGTGCTGTGTGAATGGAAGAGATACAATAGGAAGAACCCAGAAATAGGCATATTCGCACGTCGACAACCAATGGAATCGACTCCAATGGCATCAACCAGTCCTTTGCAGGTTGAAGAGTAGTGCACGGACATTGTGAAGAGTTAACAGCTGCTAATTCAGTCAACTCTGGTCAGCGTGCCGAACCATAACATAGCCACGTCTGACGTTAAGCAATACCGTTCGGCTCTAATGAAGAACGCATTTCTGGGTAGATCATTAGtcaagggaaaaagaaaagaaaattagGCCTCATACTGACTCGACTCATCAAGCACGGAAACATTCCGCTTCAATAATGATGGATCGCATCGCAGGAACTATTTAACTGCAAGATCTCATGAGCAACCTTTGCTTGGAAGACAAGAATTGAATTGACATCGATTGATCCTGTGGGTTTTCCTTGAACAAATCAAGGATCAACTACAGCATTTTATCCTGTGACCCGTGACAACAATGACCTTATTCACTACGAACCACCAAACCGCCTTCGCCATGTCTTCGCACCAGTATACCTTCCCAGGCATGCATGATGTCCCCGAGACCTATCCATACCACATGAGCCAAGTAGATAGCGAGGAAGACATGGACAGCCTCTACCTGTCAAGTGCGCCAGAGCCCTCATACACACGCCTCGACTTCGAGCCGACCATACCAGCCATGCCAACGAGCCAAGCCTACAACACCACCATGCGCGCACCCATGAGCGGATCCTACCTCCCCTACAGCGATCAATGGACCTCCCAAGTCCCCCCAAcggcagcagcggcaccTACAACAACACTATACCACCCCACCGACATCTACCCATCCTCAACAATGACATACAACCCGCAAAGAACAGCCCCCACTGCCCTCAACCCCAACCCGCAAACCTACTTCTACCCGGACCCTTCAACAAACACCaacctcgacctcgacctGAAACTACCCTCCTCAGACCTCGACACCAAAGACCTAACCAACTATGGCATCCCCAACCCCGACGGCTCCTGGAGCTGCGCCTACCCAGGATGCACCTCGACTGCGACGTTCCATCGTGGCTGCGACCTCCGGAAACACTTCAATCGGCACCGGAAGCATC
The DNA window shown above is from Aspergillus fumigatus Af293 chromosome 1, whole genome shotgun sequence and carries:
- a CDS encoding putative C2H2 transcription factor → MTLFTTNHQTAFAMSSHQYTFPGMHDVPETYPYHMSQVDSEEDMDSLYLSSAPEPSYTRLDFEPTIPAMPTSQAYNTTMRAPMSGSYLPYSDQWTSQVPPTAAAAPTTTLYHPTDIYPSSTMTYNPQRTAPTALNPNPQTYFYPDPSTNTNLDLDLKLPSSDLDTKDLTNYGIPNPDGSWSCAYPGCTSTATFHRGCDLRKHFNRHRKHLFCRHEGCPQAVTGGFSSKKDRSRHEAKHNPGVVCEWPDCGRVFSRVDNMKDHVRRIHKRGEVYS